Proteins found in one Sorghum bicolor cultivar BTx623 chromosome 1, Sorghum_bicolor_NCBIv3, whole genome shotgun sequence genomic segment:
- the LOC8066524 gene encoding uncharacterized protein LOC8066524 isoform X1: MDPHRLTGPAASDADDADDWDNDDFVIPSFSVEESDLGDWESSRATDPQPPPKATKDTENIYLGPHGAPPSRAKKAEDTLATAGYRDKNSKAREADQKAFGTGRNTKGGNNAGDFHRHNGANHGKDPYKRSV, encoded by the exons ATGGATCCGCACCGGCTGACCGGCCCCGCCGcatccgacgccgacgacgccgaTGACTGGG ATAATGATGACTTTGTGATCCCAAGTTTTAGTGTTGAAGAATCTGATCTCGGTGACTGGGAATCCTCACGGGCTACTGATCCTCAACCACCTCCAAAG GCCACCAAAGATACAGAGAACATCTATCTCGGACCACACGGTGCGCCACCATCTCGAGCGAAGAAGGCAGAGGATACTTTGGCTACAGCTGGGTACCGTGACAAGAACAGCAAAGCGAGGGAAGCTGATCAGAAGGCTTTTGGAACTGGGCGGAACACCAAAGGAGGCAACAACGCGGGAGACTTCCACCGCCACAATGGTGCCAACCATGGCAAGGACCCCTACAAGCGATCTGTCTGA
- the LOC8077054 gene encoding uncharacterized protein LOC8077054 — protein sequence MKAVPADSAASPAPATKINMPAASAAGGAEAALLGKGRYKVWALAAIALLALWSMSAASVSLRWSSSGDLASVYGDLDVPLADDLDSLEMEEREKLVGRMWDMYTRTSDEVRLPRFWQEAFEAAYEELAGDDVQVRDAAISEIARMSAHKLELEQTLNENEEENAVSNRGGRSKAN from the exons ATGAAGGCCGTGCCAGCCGACAGCGCCGCGTCCCCGGCGCCGGCGACCAAGATCAACATGCCCGCGGCTTCCGCGGCCGGCGGCGCGGAGGCGGCGCTCCTCGGGAAGGGCCGGTACAAGGTGTGGGCCTTGGCCGCCATCGCGCTCCTCGCGCTCTGGTCCATGTCCGCCGCCTCCGTCTCGCTCCGCTGGTCCTCCTCGGGCGACCTCGCATCCGTCTACGGCGACCTGGACGTCCCGCTCGCCGACGACCTCGATTCCCTc gagatggaggagAGGGAGAAATTAGTGGGGCGAATGTGGGACATGTACACACGGACCAGTGATGAGGTACGGCTTCCACGGTTCTGGCAGGAGGCGTTTGAGGCTGCATACGAGGAACTTGCTGGCGATGATGTGCAGGTGCGTGATGCAGCTATCTCTGAGATTGCCCGAATGTCAGCCCACAAACTTGAACTCGAGCAGACACTGAATGAGAATGAG GAAGAGAATGCCGTGAGCAACAGAGGTGGCAGGTCAAAGGCGAATTAG
- the LOC8066524 gene encoding uncharacterized protein LOC8066524 isoform X2, which translates to MRVRRSPTSHFLRLHLQQDNDDFVIPSFSVEESDLGDWESSRATDPQPPPKATKDTENIYLGPHGAPPSRAKKAEDTLATAGYRDKNSKAREADQKAFGTGRNTKGGNNAGDFHRHNGANHGKDPYKRSV; encoded by the exons ATGAGAGTCCGGAGAAGTCCCACTTCACATTTCCTTCGTTTGCACCTTCAACAAG ATAATGATGACTTTGTGATCCCAAGTTTTAGTGTTGAAGAATCTGATCTCGGTGACTGGGAATCCTCACGGGCTACTGATCCTCAACCACCTCCAAAG GCCACCAAAGATACAGAGAACATCTATCTCGGACCACACGGTGCGCCACCATCTCGAGCGAAGAAGGCAGAGGATACTTTGGCTACAGCTGGGTACCGTGACAAGAACAGCAAAGCGAGGGAAGCTGATCAGAAGGCTTTTGGAACTGGGCGGAACACCAAAGGAGGCAACAACGCGGGAGACTTCCACCGCCACAATGGTGCCAACCATGGCAAGGACCCCTACAAGCGATCTGTCTGA
- the LOC8077055 gene encoding probable calcium-binding protein CML20: MSVVVLDGSTVRGFVADEPAFARSVDARFAALDANGDGVLSRAELRRALESFRLLDGAGFGSADPAPLPGEVAALYDAVFEQFDADGSGAVDRAEFRDEMRRIMLAVADGLGSQPIQVAVDDEGGSFLLEAAEHEAAEIAARVQADRSKVKAEAEAEAAAAAAAAAGPK, encoded by the coding sequence ATGAGCGTGGTGGTCCTGGACGGCTCGACGGTGCGCGGGTTCGTGGCGGACGAGCCGGCGTTCGCGCGCAGCGTCGACGCGCGCTTCGCGGCGCTCGACGCCAACGGCGACGGCGTGCTGTCCCGcgccgagctccgccgcgcgctCGAGTCGTTCCGCCTCCTCGACGGCGCCGGCTTCGGGTCCGCGGACCCGGCTCCGCTCCCCGGCGAGGTCGCCGCGCTCTACGACGCCGTCTTCGAGCAGTTCGACGCCGACGGCAGCGGCGCCGTCGACCGCGCCGAGTTCCGCGACGAGATGCGCCGCATCATGCTCGCCGTCGCCGACGGGCTCGGCTCCCAGCCCATCCAGGTCGCCGTCGACGACGAGGGCGGCAGCTTCCTGCTCGAGGCGGCCGAGCACGAGGCCGCCGAGATCGCTGCCAGGGTCCAAGCCGACCGCAGCAAGGTCAAGGCCGAGGCCGAGGCGgaggccgccgctgctgctgctgccgccgccggcccCAAGTGA
- the LOC110431959 gene encoding zinc transporter 2-like, whose protein sequence is MARATNAHYHLHLLLLLCLSLAAAAWAHGGGGGDGDGDSDDADADAPRPDLRARGLVEAKLWCLAVVFAGTLLGGVSPYFLRWNEAFLALGTQFAGGVFLGTALMHFLSDADETFGDLLPDSGYPWAFMLACAGYVVTMFADVAISYVVSRSRTAGSSSGSAAAGLEEGKMGATNGTISDPTPPETHGSDHSAASMLRNASTLGDSVLLIVALCFHSVFEGIAIGVAETKADAWKALWTISLHKIFAAIAMGIALLRMLPNRPLLSCFAYAFAFAISSPIGVGIGIVIDATTQGRVADWIFAVSMGLATGVFVYVSISHLLSKGYKPRRPVAVDTPVGRWLAVVLGVAVIAVVMIWDT, encoded by the exons ATGGCCCGCGCCACCAACGCCCACtaccacctccacctcctcctcctcctctgcctcTCCCTCGCGGCCGCCGCGTGGGCGCACGGCGGAGGAggcggggacggggacggggactccgacgacgccgacgccgacgcccccAGGCCGGACCTGCGGGCGCGGGGGCTGGTGGAGGCGAAGCTGTGGTGCCTGGCGGTGGTGTTCGCGGGGACGCTGCTGGGCGGGGTGTCCCCCTACTTCCTCCGCTGGAACGAGGCGTTCCTCGCGCTGGGCACGCAGTTCGCGGGCGGCGTCTTCCTCGGCACCGCGCTCATGCACTTCCTCAGCGACGCCGACGAGACGTTCGGGGACCTGCTCCCCGACAGCGGCTACCCCTGGGCGTTCATGCTCGCCTGCGCCGGCTACGTCGTCACCATGTTCGCCGACGTCGCCATCTCCTACGTCGTCTCACGGAGCCGCACCGCCGGCAGTTCTTCCGGCTCCGCTGCTGCAG GGCTGGAGGAGGGCAAGATGGGAGCCACAAATGGCACAATCTCTGATCCCACACCACCT GAGACGCATGGATCTGATCACTCGGCCGCGTCCATGCTGCGCAACGCCAGCACCCTCGGTGACAGCGTGCTGCTCATAgtcgccctctgcttccactccgTCTTCGAGGGCATCGCCATCGGGGTCGCCG AGACCAAGGCTGACGCATGGAAGGCGCTGTGGACCATCAGCCTGCACAAGATCTTCGCGGCCATCGCCATGGGCATCGCGCTGCTCCGGATGCTCCCCAACCGGCCCCTCCTCTCCTGCTTCGCCTACGCCTTCGCGTTCGCCATCTCCAGCCCCATCGGCGTCGGCATCGGCATCGTCATCGACGCCACCACGCAGGGCCGGGTGGCCGACTGGATCTTCGCCGTCTCCATGGGCCTCGCCACGGGCGTCTTCGTCTACGTCTCCATCAGCCACCTCCTCTCCAAAGGGTACAAGCCCCGGAGGCCTGTCGCCGTCGACACGCCCGTCGGGAGGTGGCTCGCCGTCGTGCTCGGCGTGGCTGTCATCGCCGTCGTCATGATATGGGACACCTGA